The genomic DNA ACCCGCAAGTACGGAGCGGCGGGTTTGCCTGAGGATACGATTCGTTTTAACTTCATCGGATCAGCAGGTCAAAGCTTCGGGGCGTTTATTCCGAAAGGCATCACGCTGAGCGTTGAAGGCGACAGCAATGACTATGTAGGTAAAGGACTATCCGGTGGTAAGGTTATTGTGAAGAAATCTCACAAAGCGACCTTTAAGGCAGAAGAGAACATTATTATCGGAAATACGGCTTTGTATGGAGCGACCAGCGGGGAAGCTTATATTAGCGGAATTGCAGGGGAGCGCTTTGCCGTTCGAAACTCCGGCGCACGTATCGTCGTCGAGGGTGTCGGCGATCATGGCTGTGAGTATATGACAGGCGGACGTGTAGCTGTACTGGGCGAGACTGGACGGAATTTTGGAGCCGGGATGTCTGGAGGCATTGCATACGTCTATGATCCTCAGGGGATGTTCCTGAGCCGTTGTAACCTGGAAATGGTGCTGCTGGAAGACGTGGAAGACCCTGCGGAAGCAGCGGATCTGCGCGGTATGATTCAGCGCCATGTCACACACACAGGCAGCGAAGCGGGACAACGTATTTTGGATGACTGGCAGACTGCGATTCAGCAGTTTGTACGGGTGATTCCAAAGGATTACAAGCGTATGGTTGAACAGATACAAAAAGAAGAGGCGACCGGTTTGAGCGGGGATGAGGCTCTGCTGGCTGCATTTGAAGCCAATATGCGTGAATTGGCGCGTGCCGGGGGTTAATGTAGCCCCTCACCAAATTTACTAAAAAAGGGCTTGCTGAATACCGTTGTTAAGATTACGGTGATACCAGCAAGTCCTTTTTTAGTTCTTTAGAAAATATGATTTATGTCCTTGACAAACGTTATAGTTTCTGACATTACCCCCAAAATGTTTTCCTGAAACGGTAAATATGTTATAAAAAGTGTCATTTTTTTTGGAATGTAACCGTTTACGTTAGAGTTTATGTCTTGTTATTTATTTTTGGATTGGTTATGATTTTTTTAGAGTACACATGCAAATCTAGTATGCCCATCGTCACTTCAAAACACAGAATAGGGTGACAGGATGAAGTTGAAGAAGTCAGCAGAAGACCAAATGATTTTTTTGTACCGGTATGTATCACTATCTTTAACATCGCTTGTTTTTCTGTTCGAATCATCCAGATTAATCGCGTGGCAGAAGTTATTACTTATTGTGTTTCTTTTTTTATCTGTTACATTATTTACGTGGATTTACCGCAAGTACAGACTTCATGATATGGTACTGAAATGTTGCATTGCTCTGGAAACCGCAGGGATCATTTTGTTGCTGCTCCCGACGGGAGGGATGGATAGTCCGTTCAAATGGTATGTGATTACCCCTATGTTGGTGGCTTGTGCTCACCTTTCTATGAGGTACAGTTGGACGCTCCTTCTTTCCTATATCGGCTTGGTACTCACATTTTGTTATATCTTTTTTACACCAGGTCAATATTTTTTGTGGGATACGGTGTTACAAAATGCGAATTTATTTCTGGTGCTGATTGTGACCACGATGGCCATGCAGGTGATCGGTGTTATGAAGAATGAGTTGAAGATGGCGAAGGAGCAAGCTAATGAGACGATGGAACATATTAAGTCGATTTACCACATCATGGAGACGACTAGCCACAACGAGGCATTAAATCTGGGACAGGTCATCTCGGACTACACGGTTAAGCTGACGAAGCAGAGCCGCGCATTTTTCTGGCTGGACAGTCAGGAGGAGGATGCGCCGGAGAGTAGTCAGACAGGTTGGACGGTGGAGGAAGAGGAGCAGCTATTCGAGGAGCTGGGGAATTATCGTGAGGAATTCAGGGAAGAGCGTGAGCCGTTTTTCAGGCATCTGCCGGAATGGGGCGATTTTCTCATGATCACGGTACCGATGACGACTCGTTTTGTAGCGACCATCGGACTCAAGCTGGGCCCGGATCAAAGTCTGACGGGAAGACGCTGGCTCGTGCAGCAACTGATATTCCTGGCTGAGCTGAGCGCCGTGTTTTTAGAGCGCTACGAGCTGGAGCGTATCGAAAATCAGTTGATTGTGACGAATGAGCAGAACCGGATCGCGAATGAAATGCATGATAATGTATCACAAAGTCTTTTTGGCATTGTGTACGCGACGCATTCACTTCGGCAGACATGGCATGATCAGTCCAAGGAGCAGGTGGAGGAACAAATTGAGCTGATTCAGCAATCCGCCAATCAGGCAGTGAGAGAGCTAAAAGGAGCCATTCATAGCCTAAGCTCGAAAAAGAGCGGCGGCCCGACTTGGTTAGGAACAGTGAAAAGCCATCTGCATACGCTGTCCAAGCTGAACCATGTACAGATTGACTTTGATATTCATGGGGATCATTTTTCACTGCCGTACTTGTATCAAAAGGCTTTGTTTCGTATCATATCCGAAGCCGCAGGTAACGCAATCCGGCATGGGCTGGCGAAGCGGATTGATGTGAAGTTAAAATTGACGCCCCAAGTGATTAGACTGTCTATTCATGATGACGGAGTAGGGTTCGAGACGGCGAGAATGGTTGCAGGAGGTGAGGCAGTCAGTGCAGGCAGCGGCCTGGGCATGATGAATATGGAATATTTAGCTCATTCGATGGGAGGTGAATTTGATATTTCAAGTCGAATCGGAGAGGGGACACAGATCCGATTGTCCATTCCAGTAAATGCTTATGAATAAGAGTATTTTGCATAAATCCCAGGAGCGATTTCAAATCAGCAATACATAGATCGAAACGGTTTAGTTCGTCTATATATTGCACTTTCGAGCGTTGAGAATGGAATTATGCAAAATGCTGATAAAGATGTGTGAACATCCTGCAATACAAAATCTGCGGTAACAATCGGATACATAGGGATTATGCAAATCCTGAACTGTAGACAGGAGGCCGAATCATGAAAATTGTCATTGTCGATGATCATCCTTTAGTACGGAAAGGACTCGCTGCCGTTATATCCATGCAGCCCAATGTTCAGTTTGCGGGAGAGGCCCAGAATCAACAGGAAGCACTTGTGGTTATCGAGGAAACTGACCCGGATCTGGTGCTGCTGGACTTGAAGCTTGCCGATGAATCAGGTCTGGATATTATCAAAATAGCACGCGGACGCGGGTTCAGAAGCAAATTTATTTTGCTGACATCCTCGTCCACACGAGAAGACTTCCTGAAAGCGGAGGAAGCTTCTGTGGACGGTTACGTACTCAAGGAGGCTTTGCCTGAGGAACTAATTTACGCGATTCATCTTGTCAACAAAGGACGCAAATATTATGATCCTGCTATTCTGGAGAACAAGCTGCGGGAGGATGCGGGCAATCTGACAGACGACCTGACACCGAAGGAAAAGGAAGTATTGGTCGAGCTGGGCCAGGGAGCCTGCAACCGCGAAATTGCATCCCGATTATTCATCAGCGAATTTACCGTCAAAAAGCATGTCAGTCAGATTTTGGCCAAGCTGCGGCTGGCGGATCGGACTCAGGCAGCGTTGTATGCCAATGCGATTGGTCTGGCGAAGTACGAGCCAACGAACATCTAGCGTGTGATACGCTGAAGGCGGTGGCGATGGAAAGCCTGTCCGACTGGGCAGTGCGCCCATGTAGCTTTCCAGTTCAGTTTATATAGCGAGTAACAGAAGAAGCCTCAAAATCACCAGCTTCGGTGGTTTTGGGGCTTTTTTTCAATTTATTTTTCCATAATCAACAAAGACTGGTACAAAAGTATACCATGCTGTAGCTAAAAGTATACAATCTCATCCCCCTGTAGTGATGGAGAAAGTGCCGTCAGGTTCCATGTCGTACCCACAGCAGCTTGTTACAATTAGATCATACTTAAAATAAGAAGAAAAATGGTATGGGAGGGAGGATTTTTGTGGAGAAAACCATTTTGGATTATCTGGTCCTAATCAAAAAAAGATTGTGGCTGATTTCGATTTTTGTCATTCTCTCATGCGTGACGACTTACTTTGTGAGCGACAAGGTCGTGAAGCCGGTCTATTCCGCCTCAAGTCAGCTACTGGTTAACCATATTTCCGGTAAGCAGGGAAGCAACAATCTGAACGATGTCAACACAAGTCTTAATTTGGTGGAAAGCTACAAGCAAATTCTCACTTCACCTAAAATTATGGAGGCTGTCGTAACGATTCATCCCGAATTCGGCTTGACGCAGCAAAAGCTGGCAGAAAAGCTGCAGGTCAAAACCTCGGATAAAAGTCAGGTCATCGGCTTGACGTTTGAGGCAGGGAGTTATCCACAGGCTGCCGCTGTTGTGAACGCGGTAACCCAGAAATTCGTGCAGACGGTTCCGGGGCTGATGGAATTGAATAATGTGAAAATCTTGAATGAGGCGGACCCGCGGGCCAATCCTGACCCGACCAATGGCAATCCGCTCATGAATATTGCGATTAGCTTTCTCGTATCGCTGATGATTGCACTGGGCACGATTGTGTTTCTGGAAAGCATCAACGGTACGCTGCGCACGGAAAAAGAGGCAGATGCGGACATCGGTATTCCAGTGATTGCATCCATCCCGGTCATTCGCAAGAAGGACATCGACGGCGCAGCCGGAAATTCCAAAGAACGGGTAGGGGAGCGTAAATATGCTGCGATTGAATGACATGTTGATTACAGAAAGCAATCCTTCATCGTATGTCTCGGAATCCTTCCGTTCTCTCCGTACATACATTCGGCAGCAGGTCATCGGGCAGACGGACCGCGGGACGGTTCTGCTGCTGACCTCGCCAGAGAGCGGAGCGGGCAAAACAACGCTGATCGCCAACATCGGCGTTTCCTTTGCACAAGAAGGCAGGAAGGTGGCTCTGGTGGATTGCAATCTCCATACGCCAGCGTTACACGAGATATTCGGATTGGAGAATACCGGAGGTTTATCGGCTTATTTGCGCGGTGGAGCTGC from Paenibacillus sp. FSL R10-2782 includes the following:
- a CDS encoding ATP-binding protein; this encodes MKLKKSAEDQMIFLYRYVSLSLTSLVFLFESSRLIAWQKLLLIVFLFLSVTLFTWIYRKYRLHDMVLKCCIALETAGIILLLLPTGGMDSPFKWYVITPMLVACAHLSMRYSWTLLLSYIGLVLTFCYIFFTPGQYFLWDTVLQNANLFLVLIVTTMAMQVIGVMKNELKMAKEQANETMEHIKSIYHIMETTSHNEALNLGQVISDYTVKLTKQSRAFFWLDSQEEDAPESSQTGWTVEEEEQLFEELGNYREEFREEREPFFRHLPEWGDFLMITVPMTTRFVATIGLKLGPDQSLTGRRWLVQQLIFLAELSAVFLERYELERIENQLIVTNEQNRIANEMHDNVSQSLFGIVYATHSLRQTWHDQSKEQVEEQIELIQQSANQAVRELKGAIHSLSSKKSGGPTWLGTVKSHLHTLSKLNHVQIDFDIHGDHFSLPYLYQKALFRIISEAAGNAIRHGLAKRIDVKLKLTPQVIRLSIHDDGVGFETARMVAGGEAVSAGSGLGMMNMEYLAHSMGGEFDISSRIGEGTQIRLSIPVNAYE
- a CDS encoding response regulator transcription factor → MKIVIVDDHPLVRKGLAAVISMQPNVQFAGEAQNQQEALVVIEETDPDLVLLDLKLADESGLDIIKIARGRGFRSKFILLTSSSTREDFLKAEEASVDGYVLKEALPEELIYAIHLVNKGRKYYDPAILENKLREDAGNLTDDLTPKEKEVLVELGQGACNREIASRLFISEFTVKKHVSQILAKLRLADRTQAALYANAIGLAKYEPTNI
- a CDS encoding Wzz/FepE/Etk N-terminal domain-containing protein translates to MEKTILDYLVLIKKRLWLISIFVILSCVTTYFVSDKVVKPVYSASSQLLVNHISGKQGSNNLNDVNTSLNLVESYKQILTSPKIMEAVVTIHPEFGLTQQKLAEKLQVKTSDKSQVIGLTFEAGSYPQAAAVVNAVTQKFVQTVPGLMELNNVKILNEADPRANPDPTNGNPLMNIAISFLVSLMIALGTIVFLESINGTLRTEKEADADIGIPVIASIPVIRKKDIDGAAGNSKERVGERKYAAIE